A single region of the Plasmodium chabaudi chabaudi strain AS genome assembly, chromosome: 3 genome encodes:
- a CDS encoding CIR protein has product MAESSYDIEKVYYEIHTINNYFWEDNDGKLKVNPKSTSIHDYCYYSNTPGKDKCNDYLEMTNCSVIYLLKTLKETYKLKDDKIAEYAILWLNYNLNIKPNNNFTNLNEFYTKYIVNNECYNKNINGDDGLTYKEIIDANKDLTNMNINEISKFNRPFSILFYLYYGYHHDSSDCAKYSNYAKQFADQFNNLNNDPNNIENSSYNKLLSTLSNDYNNLKKIFYDKNASCKFPSLPKIEPKENSVGNSGKGSGQIMEQSSYSIEDVCEAFKKVDDCLQIGMKSTGGSCSIDYAFTDYCPTKIEGQNVNCEANNEKMSAGFIWLLITFENLCVGQCSDNENEKYAEYAILWLNYKLNQISNEETTTLKDFYTKYIKDNKEHVDYKDHLDNKIYSMNIDSEKIYNIYEAFGILCKIYTAHNENDKKCTNCSQNAEEFVQKIEKLNKDPSITKNESYSKILSTLSDDYNCLKDHYDNNCNGCTNIPNFPEIKTSQISVEGSTPSHVQDNPDSSLQGSEVTSSSSSVASKLIPVLSIFAISLFVGIAYKVNNKEFINIIFKIYFHDSLYVIIKKCIYDYHFYISIHYLELINYFKDNIEETN; this is encoded by the exons ATGGCAGAGTCAAGTTATGATATTGAGAAAGTg tATTATGAAATACATACGATCAATAACTATTTTTGGGAGGATAATGATGGTAAATTAAAAGTTAATCCAAAATCCACATCAATCCAcgattattgttattacaGTAATACCCCAGGAAAAGATAAATGTAATGATTATCTTGAAATGACTAATTGTAgtgttatttatttgctaAAAACGTTAAAGGAAAcgtataaattaaaagatgATAAAATTGCTGAATACGCTATTTTATGgttaaattataatctAAACATAAAgccaaataataattttaccAATTTAAACGAATTTTATactaaatatatagtaaaTAATGAGTGTTAtaataagaatataaatGGTGATGATGGTCTGACTTATAAGGAAATTATAGATGCAAATAAAGATTTGACgaatatgaatattaacGAAATATCTAAATTTAATCGTCCATttagtatattattttatttgtattatggATATCATCATGATTCTTCGGATTGCGCTAAATATTCGAATTATGCTAAACAATTTGCTGATCAATTTAACAATCTCAATAATGATcctaataatatagaaaacagttcatataataaattgttaTCTACATTATCAAATGattataacaatttaaaaaaaatattttatgataaaaatgctTCTTGCAAGTTTCCATCTCTTCCAAAAATAGAACCTAAAGAAAATTCTGTAGGAAATTCTGGAAAAGGTTCTGGACAAATTATGGAGCAGTCATCTTATAGTATTGAGGATGTg TGTGAAGCATTTAAAAAGGTTGACGATTGTTTACAAATAGGTATGAAATCCACAGGAGGTAGTTGTTCTATTGACTATGCATTCACTGATTATTGCCCTACAAAGATAGAGGGGCAAAATGTAAATTGTGAGGCAAATAACGAAAAAATGAGTGCTGGGTTTATATGGTTGTTAATAACGTTCGAGAATCTTTGTGTAGGTCAATGTTctgataatgaaaatgaaaaatatgctgaatatgctattttatggttaaattataaactaAATCAAATTTCAAATGAAGAAACCACCACATTAAAAgatttttatacaaaatatattaaagacAACAAGGAACATGTAGATTATAAGGATCATTTAGATAATAAGATATATTCGATGAATATTGAtagtgaaaaaatatataatatttatgaagCATTTGgaattttatgtaaaatttATACTGCGCATAATGAAAACgataaaaaatgcacaAACTGTTCGCAAAATGCTGAAGAATTTGttcaaaaaattgaaaaactTAATAAAGATCCTAGTATTACTAAAAATGAGTCATatagtaaaatattatctaCATTGTCAGATGATTATAATTGTTTAAAAGATcattatgataataattgcAATGGATGTACCAATATTCCAAATTTTCCAGAGATAAAAACATCACAAATTTCTGTAGAAGGTTCTACGCCAAGTCATGTACAAGATAATCCAGATAGTTCTTTACAAGGTTCTGAGGTTACATCATCAAGTTCGTCGGTAGCAAGCAAATTAATTCCAGTTTTATCAATATTTGCAATATCACTTTTCGTGGGGATTGCTTATAAggtaaataataaggaatttataaatataatatttaaaatttattttcatgatTCCTTATATGTGATcatcaaaaaatgtatatacgattaccatttttatattagtattcattatttggaATTGATAAACTATTTCAAAGACAATATAGaagaaacaaattaa
- a CDS encoding fam-a protein has protein sequence MNKQYIKIVLALLSVTGYMQNIAFASEYDSSANSSNEECKQQLASAPEEVKEELVSTPEEVKEELASILEEVKEQLSSTTEEVKEELVSTPEEAKEELASILEEVKEQLSSTTEDVKEELASTPEEVKEQVSSTPEDVKEQVSSTPQKTKQVSFRSKTVKQQLSPTPNTVKQQRHFIPITFKEKEKFNPAVYNHQLSLKINEGKHAEHVMTDALNAAKEHVKSTKDYKLYSKKYKGESLHFKSVNNAEIGMLEFTIPNADNYNDIVKMLWDPNGEKKFNRVFVEGSFSRVYNTQLAIIQQRYQGLVWDRYYNAVARKYQLSEDETAIVLTSSDMDDNNYDNTKYVNPIVKSANTFNPIIESDDHRDRVSTKMQVNLVAFFIKKEANGVKITHLCSMNYDFSSGNKQQRLRELIASKMFSAVNLRDIVNKA, from the exons atgaataaacaatatattaagATTGTTTTGGCACTTTTAAGTGTCACCGgatatatgcaaaatataGCATTTGCAAGCGAATACGATTCAAGCGCCAATTc TTCAAATGAAGAATGCAAACAGCAATTAGCTTCTGCTCCTGAAGAAGTTAAAGAAGAATTAGTTTCTACTCCTGAAGAAGTTAAAGAAGAATTAGCTTCCATCCTTGAAGAAGTTAAAGAACAATTATCTTCTACTACTGAAGAAGTTAAAGAAGAATTAGTTTCTACTCCTGAAGAAGCTAAAGAAGAATTAGCTTCCATCCTTGAAGAAGTTAAAGAACAATTATCTTCTACTACTGAAGACGTTAAAGAAGAATTAGCTTCCACCCCTGAAGAAGTTAAAGAACAAGTATCTTCTACTCCTGAAGACGTTAAAGAACAAGTATCTTCCACACCCCAAAAAACTAAACAAGTAAGTTTCAGATCTAAAACAGTCAAACAACAGTTATCTCCCACCCCTAATACAGTTAAGCAACAAAGACATTTCATTCCTATAacatttaaagaaaaagaaaaattcaACCCTGCAGTATATAATCACCAATTATCTTTAAAAATCAACGAAGGTAAACACGCAGAACATGTTATGACCGATGCTTTAAATGCTGCAAAAGAACATGTCAAAAGTACAAAAGATTACAAACTATATTCtaagaaatataaaggAGAAAGTTTACATTTTAAGAGCGTAAACAATGCTGAAATTGGAATGCTTGAATTTACAATCCCAAACGCCGATAAc taTAATGATATAGTAAAAATGCTATGGGACCCCAATGGAGAAAAGAAATTCAATAGGGTATTCGTTGAAG gaTCCTTTTCTCGAGTATACAATACACAATTAGCAATTATACAACAACGCTACCAAGGCCTTGTATGGGATAGATATTATAATGCAGTAGCCAGAAAATATCAA ttATCAGAAGACGAAACTGCAATAGTCTTGACTTCATCAGATATGGATGacaataattatgataatacaaaatatgtaaatccTATCGTAAAAAGTGCAAACACATTCAATCCTATTATTGAATCTGACGATCATAGAGATCGAGTCTCAACCAAAATGCAAGTTAACTTAGTagcatttttcattaaaaaggAAGCAAATGGCGTTAAAATTACCCATCTCTGCTCT ATGAATTATGATTTTTCTTCTGGTAACAAACAACAACGTCTTAGAGAACTTATAGCCAGCAAAATGTTTAGTGCTGTCAATTTAAGAGATATTGTTAATAAGGCATAA
- a CDS encoding CIR protein, translating to MSKGVCEEINNMGKYIVVKQEGSGVNIEFDNKLNDYCPNKNNGRNGQCETNDEKISAGFIWLLVMFEHWCDEECPQNEKDRYVEYAILWLSYMLNQISNEGISTLKNFYTNHIETNTNYTNNVTRASDSNYKEIIDKKINLMNANKNIISKFYDIFKSLCNMYNELDENKPNYTKCLADAQKFVDEYQKFLNDNDVDTNGSSYKQILPILSNGYDNFKKKCNNTQSSNFPLLPTTKTTQNVVEISEATSSSSSVASKLIPVLSIFAISLFLGIAYKYSLFGFDKQRHRQYLREKIKKIKKKMNDYI from the exons atgTCTAAGGGAGTg TGTGaagaaattaataatatgggtaaatatattgttgtGAAGCAGGAAGGTTCGGGAGTAAATATTgaatttgataataaattgAACGATTACTGCCCTAACAAGAACAATGGGAGAAATGGACAATGTGAAacaaatgatgaaaaaataagtgCTGGGTTTATATGGTTGCTAGTGATGTTCGAGCATTGGTGTGACGAGGAATGCCctcaaaatgaaaaagaccGATATGTTGAATATGCTATTTTATGGTTAAGTTATATGCTAAATCAAATATCAAATGAAGGAATCTctacattaaaaaatttctaTACTAATCATATAGAAACAAATACGAACTATACTAATAATGTAACTCGTGCCAGTGATAGTAACTATAAGGAAATcatagataaaaaaattaatttgatGAATGCGAATAAGAACATTATATCtaaattttatgatatatttaaatcattATGTAACATGTATAATGAACTTGATGAAAACAAGCCAAATTACACAAAATGCTTGGCAGATGCCCAAAAGTTTGTTGATGAATATCAAAAATTCCTTAATGATAATGATGTTGATACTAATGGTAGTTCATATAAGCAAATATTAcctatattatcaaatggTTAcgataattttaaaaagaagTGTAATAATACTCAATCTAGCAACTTTCCACTCCTTCCAACGACAAAAACAACACAAAATGTTGTAGAAATTTCTGAAGCTACATCATCAAGTTCGTCGGTAGCAAGCAAATTAATTCCAGTTTTATCAATATTTGCAATATCACTTTTCTTGGGAATTGCTTATAAg tattcattatttggatTTGATAAACAGCGTCATCGACAATATttaagagaaaaaataaaaaaaataaagaagaaaatgaatgattatatatga
- a CDS encoding CIR protein has product MSKGVCDAINEIDKNVVLDSASQNYKFVDQIYGGHCHNKNCDTDEKILGSAFMSLLELFKDVNDYEDNLKNYKLAQYAILWFNSKIRGTAKMEAEIKNIYEILIENDWISEYRQYTDKNENELKFHFLYLKKFYALLKGICETITNCSDSSKTEECIKSAKKCNEFYRACILSAPWKEICNPYCNLLSNLKNDYDKIKEKYKTYELPELTIPDGVESCESLCNGKQQWEVEELKIKELKTSTLTEVSLSVPSVTPTSINNANKLPYIAVPLILIPIILGFSYKYLTPVWRKKLNAKKKVKAIINLSDQKKA; this is encoded by the exons ATGTCTAAGGGAGtg TGTGATGCAATTAATGAAATCGATAAAAACGTCGTTTTGGACTCAGCATctcaaaattataagttTGTCGATCAAATATATGGAGGACATTgccataataaaaattgtgatactgatgaaaaaattctTGGATCGGCTTTTATGTCACTGCTAGAACTTTTTAAGGATGTTAATGATTACGaggataatttaaaaaattataaacttGCTCAATACGCTATTTTATGGTTTAATTCTAAAATTAGGGGAACTGCGAAGATGGAAgctgaaataaaaaatatttatgaaatcCTTATAGAAAATGACTGGATTAGTGAATACCGTCAGTATACAGATAAAAACGAAAATGAATTGaaattccattttttatatttgaagAAATTTTATGCGTTACTTAAAGGAATATGTGAAACAATTACTAACTGTAGTGACTCTTCAAAGACCGAAGAATGCATAAAATCTGCTAAAAAATGCAATGAATTTTATCGTGCATGTATTTTGAGTGCGCCCTGGAAAGAGATTTGTAATCCATATTGTAATTTATTgtcaaatttaaaaaatgattatgataaaattaaagaaaaatataagacaTATGAACTTCCCGAATTGACGATACCAGACGGGGTAGAAAGTTGTGAGAGTTTATGTAATGGTAAACAACAATGGGAGGTTGAGGAACTGaaaattaaagaattaaaaactAGTACGCTCACCGAAGTTAGTTTATCCGTTCCATCAGTAACCCCAACAAGTATAAATAACGCAAATAAACTACCCTACATTGCAGTTCCACTTATTTTAATACCCATTATTTTAGGATTTTCATATAAG tATTTAACGCCCGTATGGCGAAAAAAGCtgaatgcaaaaaaaaaggtgaaagcgattataaatttgagTGATCAAAAGAAAGCCTAA
- a CDS encoding fam-a protein, with amino-acid sequence MNKTITHVVHAYNPNLLTIFQLCEKNRGDPWKYFYALVKKAQISEDKTIIAMTSVDVDDQNPSRKEHKNPILKKTDSLHASIEYKDYIMNKKFERIYVNLAGYLIEKKGDDLEITYIESVSNIHILII; translated from the exons ATG AACAAAACTATAACTCATG TTGTCCATGCGTACAACCCAAACTTATTAACCATATTCCAACTTTGCGAAAAAAATCGTGGCGATCCttggaaatatttttatgctttAGTCAAAAAAGCTCAA ATATCAGAAGACAAAACTATAATTGCCATGACTTCAGTAGATGTCGATGATCAAAACCCTTCCAGGAAAGAACACAAAAACccaatattaaaaaaaacagattCATTACATGCTTCCATAGAATATAAAgattatattatgaataaaaaatttgaaagaATATATGTGAACTTAGCTGGATACCtcattgaaaaaaaaggcGATGATCTTGAAATCACCTATATCGAATCTGTGAGcaatatacacattttaataatataa
- a CDS encoding CIR protein encodes MASGVCGAINGIERLIDVKEEDSRVSFKCNVVLDAYCPFKSTSRKNECHSYAEMVSSSVLFLLKSLENNYHYEDDLKNAKLAEYAILWLSYKLNKYPQNKITTLNDFYTEHIEKNKYYNVKITKSSKTYKDIIDRKHDLMNIGIKEISQFYDAFKSLCDMYNELDKENQECANCSKKANEFVANFEKLNGNSDITGNSSYRKILYTLSTDYDDLKNDFAEKCSGYSDIPTLSAIKTPLILLIARKLIPVLLAFAIPIFLGIAYKYSLFGFDKRLHIQYLREKRKKIKKKVYNYILFEESDYSRNSNNY; translated from the exons atgGCTTCTGGAGtg tGTGGTGCAATTAATGGGATCGAGAGACTTATTGATGTGAAGGAGGAAGATTCACGAGTATCTTTTAAGTGTAATGTTGTATTGGACGCTTATTGTCCTTTCAAGAGTACAtcaagaaaaaatgaatgcCATAGTTATGCCGAAATGGTTAGCTCttctgttttatttttactaaaaTCGTTAGAGaataattatcattatgaggatgatttaaaaaatgctaaACTTGCCGAATACGCTATTTTATGGTTaagttataaattaaataaatacccacaaaataaaatcaccacattaaatgatttttatactgaacatatagaaaaaaataagtattaTAATGTGAAAATAACTAAATCTAGTAAGACTTATAAGGATATTATAGATAGAAAACATGATTTGATGAATATTGGtattaaagaaatatcTCAATTTTATGATGCATTTAAATCATTATGTGACATGTATAATGAACTTGATAAAGAGAATCAAGAATGTGCAAATTGTTCCAAAAAAGCTAATGAATTTGTTgcaaattttgaaaaactTAATGGAAATTCTGATATTACTGGAAACAGTtcatatagaaaaatattgtacACTTTATCAACTGATTAtgatgatttaaaaaatgattttgcTGAAAAATGTAGTGGTTATAGCGATATTCCAACTCTTTCAGCGATAAAAACACCACTAATCTTGTTGATAGCAAGAAAATTAATTCCAGTTTTATTGGCATTTGCAATACCAATTTTCTTGGGAATTGCTTATAAg tattcattatttggatTCGATAAACGACTtcatatacaatatttaagagaaaaacgaaaaaaaataaagaagaaagtgtataattatatattattcgaAGAGAGTGATTATTCCAGgaatagtaataattattGA
- a CDS encoding CIR protein, whose translation MRNPSYKIEDVYKEFATIDGYFYVDEDDGSITQVTNKAIHNYCDYDDRQENGDKCSGYYEMTSSGVIYLLENLKKKCNLDDDKLAEYAILWLSYKLKIKENPIIKKLSVFYDSYIERNEYYNKNINGDNLTYKEIIDKKKDLMDMDINEIFKLEAPFNILYYLYHQIYDKNSFCSEYSDYANSFVNQFNDLNNDPNNKENSSYNKLLSILSDDYNNLQKKCTNFPFLPVYPRSFSIKVTLIPITFIFVAIPIFLELAYKYSLFGFGKRSQKQYLREKRKKAKRKVYNYILLEENDYSRNSNNY comes from the exons ATGAGAAACCCAAGTTATAAGATTGAGGATGTg tATAAAGAATTTGCTACGATCGATGGCTATTTTTATGTGGATGAAGATGATGGATCAATAACTCAAGTAACTAATAAAGCAATCCACAATTATTGTGATTACGACGATAGACAAGAAAACGGTGATAAATGTAGTGGTTATTATGAAATGACTAGTTCTGgtgttatttatttgctagaaaatttaaagaagAAGTGTAATTTAGACGATGATAAACTTGCCGAATACGCTATTTTATGGTTAAGTTATaaactaaaaataaaggaaaatcctataatcaaaaaattaagtgttttttatgatagttatatagaaagaaatgagtattataataagaatataaatGGTGATAATCTGACTTATAAGGAAAttatagataaaaaaaaagatttgATGGATATGgatattaatgaaatatttaaactTGAAGCcccatttaatatattatattatttgtatcatcaaatttatgataaaaattcgTTTTGCAGTGAATATTCGGATTATGCTAATAGTTTTGTTAATCAATTTAATGATCTCAATAATGAtcctaataataaagaaaacagttcatataataaattgttaTCTATATTATCAGATGATTATAacaatttacaaaaaaaatgtaccAATTTTCCATTCCTCCCAGTTTATCCACGAAGTTTTTCAATAAAAGTTACGTTAATTCCaattacatttatatttgttgcAATACCTATTTTCTTGGAACTTGCTTAtaag tattcattatttggatTTGGTAAACGATCtcaaaaacaatatttaagagaaaaacgaaaaaaagcAAAGAGGAAAgtgtataattatatattactcGAAGAGAATGATTATTCCAGgaatagtaataattattGA
- a CDS encoding CIR protein gives MDPDGVCETFLAADKIINRENDASMTMEDIRKNSSFNGLCPNNKCVTDEQCIGAMTTYVFLKVRADKNNEHGEYFLMWLSDKLFKMYQKDKRKGENNRITLDEAYKKYLDKDIGDYKYWNRLDNVKGLKDANLSHMNEFYKLLSHICKTIIHHKFKHTGSTNLHQNYTNSSNQYMLLYQKFSKCDSYLHLLDNLKKTYEDFRTTIKNDDPNLASSLQTLTTIENTDSYFVKGFSTFDFSNSKCQSEYDDSILKKWEKTEAQRKQKDNGAGTLESKDKVVGDVQNKSNPKGSEHTDPGSDIGNKTNLQSNPSSHTPISGTNQGGGSDNNQGPQKPVESPVVKSENCGIKVKGNETTGICDIYVPKEYKQVGILIIVILIPITLAIMYKYLPSGRKKELKRKKNMKKVINLMEGKRQMQIIIKSSSQKKQTKKYINPVYGEKSPSINIYKLMQADPVPFINLIFLLIFLFIKEKTILWKDIFN, from the exons ATGGACCCAGATGGAGTG TGTGAGACATTTCTTGCAGCTGATAAGATTATTAATCGTGAAAATGATGCCAGCATGACGATGGAGGATATTAGAAAAAACTCATCATTCAATGGACTTTGtcctaataataaatgtgtaACAGATGAGCAATGTATTGGTGCTATGACCACGTATGTATTTTTGAAAGTAAGAgcagataaaaataacgaaCATGGTGAGTATTTTTTGATGTGGCTAAgtgataaattatttaagatGTACCAAAAAGACAAAAGAAAAGGggaaaataatagaatTACTTTAGATGAGGCttataaaaagtatttaGACAAAGATATAGGagattataaatattggaATCGTTTAGATAATGTAAAGGGTTTGAAAGATGCTAATCTTAGTCACATGAACGAATTTTATAAGTTACTTAGtcatatatgtaaaacaattatacatcataaatttaaacataCCGGATCTACGAATCTTCATCAGAATTATACCAATAGTTCTAATCAATATATGCTGctttatcaaaaattttctaaatGTGATTCATATCTTCATTTATtggataatttaaaaaaaacatatgagGATTTTAGAACTACTATTAAGAATGATGATCCAAATTTAGCAAGTTCTCTTCAAACACTTACAACGATAGAAAATACCGATTCATATTTTGTGAAAGGTTTTAGCACATTTGATTTCAGTAATTCAAAGTGCCAATCAGAATATGATGATAGCATACTCAAAAAATGGGAGAAAACCGAAGCTCAAAGGAAGCAAAAAGATAATGGAGCTGGCACATTAGAAAGTAAAGATAAAGTAGTAGGTGATGTCCAAAACAAATCAAACCCTAAAGGAAGTGAACATACTGATCCAGGGAGTGACATAGGAAATAAAACGAATCTTCAAAGCAATCCAAGCAGCCATACCCCCATTTCAGGTACCAATCAAGGAGGTGGATCAGATAACAATCAAGGACCTCAAAAACCAGTGGAAAGTCCAGTGGTTAAATCAGAAAATTGTGGAATCAAAGTAAAAGGAAATGAAACAACAGGAATATgtgatatatatgtaccCAAAGAATACAAGCAAGTTggaatattaattatagtTATTTTAATACCCATTACTTTAGCTATTATGTACAAg TATTTGCCATCTGGACGAAAAAAGGAATtgaagagaaaaaaaaacatgaaaaaggttataaatttaatggAAGGGAAAAGACAGatgcaaataattataaaatcatctagtcaaaaaaaacaaactaaaaaatatataaatcctGTTTATGGGGAAAAATCTCcatcaataaatatatacaaacttATGCAGGCTGATCCTGtaccatttattaatttaatttttttgttgatttttttgtttataaaagaaaagacaATTCTTTGGAaggatatatttaattaa